A single genomic interval of Mycobacterium sp. DL592 harbors:
- a CDS encoding sensor histidine kinase, whose amino-acid sequence MPPAAQRTPAAPRVDIASRLDRHLLAGSRLQLGLRLLLSAFIIVTLVIERPHDKFGLCMLIVGVYLATVAGWAVWAFTPRRTVDSFSAPIAFAVLLADVTVVASITAITGIASPESWTSDLLREGLFLVPIIAAAQLSVRMTAVMAVLVVLAQVVANWINQAANEEPWPPIILHATLLATVACGSVMLSYIQRARVTTIRNLLVQRTELLDEMVGLEMREQTELSERLHDGALQSVLAARYDLAAIRSGSTEAIDRMGTTLTDAVHLLRDVVRELHPEVLNRSGLHTAVEQLAHTVAERGGLTVDLDADGWPEGVRTDADPLLFSCARELTNNIVKHAGARTVQLGLELTDTLGRIIVRDDGHGMADVDLTKVVEEGHIGLAAIRTKVRAAEGEFDVDSGPHGTLVTVTVPLHHTT is encoded by the coding sequence ATGCCGCCAGCAGCACAGCGCACACCCGCCGCGCCCCGAGTCGATATCGCCTCCCGCCTCGACCGGCACCTGCTGGCCGGCTCACGACTGCAACTGGGCCTGCGGCTGCTGCTCTCGGCGTTCATCATCGTCACACTGGTGATCGAACGCCCGCACGACAAGTTCGGGCTGTGCATGCTGATCGTCGGGGTGTACCTCGCCACCGTGGCGGGATGGGCGGTGTGGGCCTTCACCCCGCGCCGCACGGTCGACAGCTTCTCGGCGCCCATCGCGTTCGCGGTTCTGCTCGCCGACGTCACGGTCGTCGCGTCGATCACCGCGATCACCGGCATCGCGTCCCCGGAGAGCTGGACCTCCGATCTCCTGCGCGAAGGCCTGTTCCTGGTGCCGATCATCGCCGCCGCCCAACTCAGTGTCCGCATGACCGCGGTCATGGCGGTCCTGGTGGTCCTCGCACAGGTGGTGGCCAACTGGATCAACCAGGCCGCCAACGAGGAGCCCTGGCCCCCGATCATCTTGCACGCCACGCTGCTGGCCACCGTAGCCTGCGGGTCGGTGATGTTGTCCTACATCCAGCGGGCCCGCGTCACCACCATCCGGAACCTGTTGGTGCAGCGCACTGAGCTGCTCGACGAGATGGTCGGTCTGGAGATGCGGGAACAGACCGAACTCTCCGAACGCCTCCACGACGGCGCGCTGCAATCGGTGCTTGCCGCACGCTACGACCTCGCCGCGATCCGGTCGGGATCCACCGAGGCCATCGACCGGATGGGCACCACGTTGACCGACGCCGTCCACCTGCTGCGCGATGTCGTGCGTGAATTGCACCCGGAGGTGCTCAACCGGTCCGGCCTGCATACCGCCGTCGAACAGCTTGCCCACACCGTCGCCGAACGTGGCGGGCTGACAGTCGATCTCGACGCCGACGGGTGGCCGGAGGGGGTGCGCACCGACGCCGATCCCCTGCTGTTCAGCTGCGCGCGGGAACTGACCAACAACATCGTCAAACATGCCGGCGCCCGCACCGTGCAGCTCGGCCTGGAACTCACAGACACCTTGGGACGCATCATCGTTCGCGATGACGGCCACGGGATGGCCGATGTCGATCTCACCAAAGTCGTCGAAGAAGGCCACATCGGCCTGGCCGCCATCCGCACCAAGGTCCGCGCTGCCGAAGGCGAGTTCGACGTCGACTCCGGACCGCACGGCACCCTGGTGACGGTGACAGTTCCGCTGCACCACACCACCTGA